The following coding sequences are from one Paenibacillus sp. FSL R5-0912 window:
- a CDS encoding mechanosensitive ion channel family protein has product MNFIREHLAGYGASDQMVVYLSNIIMVLCIAVLSVTANLVAKRIVLKIIIHIINNNRYTWDNIFLEKKVFHKLSHLAPAFIIYYAAPIFPLYQSFIVKVALAYMIIVTIRVLNALLDAIDTIYRTYEVSKIRPIKGYIQVAKIFLYIIGAIVVISNLMGQNPLILLSGLGALSAVLMLVFKDSILGLVAGVQLSSNDMVRVGDWIEMPKYNADGNVIDITLNTVKVMNFDKTITMIPSYALISDSFKNWRGMEASGGRRMKRSVCIDTSSICFCTKEMIEEFRKVHYLSDYITTRIDEINAYNIEHHINMESKVNGRQLTNIGVFREYVQEYLRNHPKIHKNMTLIVRQLEAGDSGLPLEIYAFSNETTWGVYEAVQSDIFDHIFAIIPLFGLRIFQNPTGQDILNLKERREYSIGY; this is encoded by the coding sequence ATGAATTTTATTAGAGAGCACCTAGCAGGATATGGAGCGAGCGACCAAATGGTTGTGTATCTCTCGAACATCATCATGGTCTTATGTATTGCTGTACTCTCTGTAACGGCCAATCTTGTAGCCAAAAGAATCGTACTTAAGATCATTATTCATATTATCAATAACAACCGGTATACGTGGGATAATATTTTTTTGGAGAAAAAAGTATTTCACAAGCTGTCGCATCTCGCTCCAGCCTTTATCATCTATTACGCTGCGCCTATTTTTCCGCTGTATCAATCTTTTATTGTAAAGGTTGCCTTAGCTTATATGATTATTGTAACGATCAGGGTACTCAATGCACTTCTTGATGCCATTGATACTATTTATCGTACGTATGAAGTGTCCAAGATTAGGCCGATCAAGGGCTACATCCAGGTTGCGAAGATTTTTCTGTATATTATTGGTGCGATTGTGGTGATTTCTAACCTCATGGGTCAGAATCCGCTGATTCTTCTTAGTGGACTGGGAGCGTTATCCGCTGTTCTTATGCTAGTCTTCAAAGATTCGATACTGGGCTTGGTGGCAGGTGTTCAATTATCCTCTAACGATATGGTTCGTGTAGGGGACTGGATTGAAATGCCTAAATATAATGCCGACGGTAATGTCATAGATATTACGCTAAATACGGTAAAGGTGATGAATTTCGATAAAACCATTACCATGATTCCAAGTTATGCCCTGATATCAGACTCTTTTAAAAATTGGCGGGGCATGGAAGCCTCTGGGGGCAGAAGGATGAAACGAAGTGTCTGTATTGATACTAGCAGCATATGTTTCTGTACAAAAGAAATGATTGAGGAGTTCCGTAAGGTTCACTACCTTAGCGATTACATCACTACAAGAATCGATGAAATTAACGCCTATAATATCGAACATCATATCAATATGGAGAGCAAGGTTAATGGGAGACAGCTAACGAATATCGGGGTGTTCAGAGAATATGTCCAAGAATATCTGCGCAATCATCCTAAAATCCATAAGAATATGACGCTCATTGTCAGACAGCTGGAAGCAGGAGACAGCGGACTGCCCTTAGAAATTTATGCGTTCAGCAATGAGACTACCTGGGGTGTGTATGAGGCGGTCCAGTCTGATATCTTTGATCACATTTTTGCGATTATCCCTTTGTTTGGACTTCGTATTTTTCAGAACCCGACGGGCCAAGATATCCTTAACTTAAAAGAAAGAAGAGAGTATTCGATAGGATACTGA
- a CDS encoding AraC family transcriptional regulator has translation MKIRRPLLASLKQHPTYMKLIFYFVSANVLVLGISFALLYWQSSKTLLEEIGDHSESLLVNSAQNTARLMEWALEFSFSSSDDSALKVYALSDHYSDFETFEVWSRLMDIKNANPSIDSVYLINDYTDTVVDSRLGLNDADTFYDQDIIKRLQDPVTANHSVLIPRTLPLPLTGNTPKEVMTIIRFYERGSSISAFVMNIDTDNLMTLLQDNSNDADRSVAVLNDREETVFSSTSLNQEQTADLRNHVIKGESGWKLFHPRTQGEQLMVYADISIKGIQDWTFIETIPKSVILEKITVLRNTSLVLFIALFGASWTVIVLISKRVYSPIQELITRVMRQHQAEKPGLGYSTNELDYLSNVFIAQHNQINELTEQWRLNKFLGRERFLRDFLGETYHSAEEIGSQFLEWGIDLPIDQLSVAIFRIDHFSEFSETYPEKDRRLLRFAMSNIIQESLQSSKHKLQTVDMGDDHVAVVLSAPLSEEYARKLQGSQQLIEQYLSVGTTVAWGRTLPSLTDMHEIYMETYELTQERFRFGHRALIVKAWLPGAPGELYHLPVNKERHIAQALPKGNAETVLEVIRSAVVKLREMPYFECKMSLITLFMDIRRLMQEHSAQPLPSSWGLTSIEKQIIQQETMDKVVPWMEALVTKTLEDIAAARGLSKNVTLIEQADRFIEAQLTDPNLSAKMLADHLGLSVNYFRSLYKAETNQSITDKISEKRLSFICQELIASDSPIEPIVQNFGFSSLNTFYSSFKKVYAMTPAQYRKKYRGGNTIEKL, from the coding sequence ATGAAAATCAGACGTCCACTCCTCGCATCGCTGAAGCAGCATCCTACTTATATGAAGCTTATTTTTTATTTTGTCAGTGCAAACGTTCTGGTGCTGGGTATATCCTTTGCGCTGCTCTATTGGCAGTCATCCAAGACGCTTCTGGAAGAGATCGGCGATCATTCCGAATCCCTGCTGGTGAACAGCGCCCAGAACACCGCACGGCTGATGGAATGGGCGCTGGAATTTAGCTTCTCCTCCAGTGATGACAGCGCCCTCAAGGTATATGCCCTTTCAGATCATTACAGCGATTTTGAAACTTTCGAGGTATGGAGCCGGCTTATGGACATCAAGAACGCCAATCCGTCGATCGATTCGGTATACCTCATTAACGATTACACGGATACAGTTGTTGATTCCAGACTGGGATTGAATGATGCGGATACGTTCTACGACCAAGATATCATTAAGCGCTTACAGGACCCGGTTACCGCGAATCACAGCGTGCTCATTCCAAGAACCCTGCCTCTCCCTCTTACCGGGAATACGCCCAAAGAGGTGATGACCATCATCAGATTTTACGAAAGAGGCAGCTCCATCTCCGCTTTCGTTATGAATATAGATACGGATAATCTCATGACCCTGCTTCAGGACAATTCGAATGATGCCGACAGATCGGTTGCGGTTCTGAATGACCGGGAGGAGACGGTTTTTAGCAGCACTTCTCTGAATCAGGAACAAACTGCGGACCTCAGGAATCACGTGATTAAGGGCGAAAGCGGATGGAAGCTCTTTCATCCCCGAACTCAGGGAGAGCAGCTAATGGTTTACGCAGACATCTCCATCAAAGGAATTCAGGATTGGACCTTCATCGAAACGATACCGAAGTCTGTCATTCTGGAGAAAATAACGGTTCTGCGTAACACCAGCCTGGTCCTGTTCATTGCCTTGTTCGGGGCCTCCTGGACCGTGATCGTGCTGATCTCCAAACGGGTATACTCGCCCATTCAAGAACTGATTACCAGAGTAATGCGGCAGCATCAAGCGGAAAAGCCCGGTCTCGGATACAGCACCAATGAACTTGACTACTTATCCAATGTGTTTATAGCCCAGCACAATCAGATCAACGAACTGACCGAGCAATGGCGGCTTAATAAATTTTTGGGCAGAGAAAGGTTCCTGCGAGATTTCCTGGGGGAGACTTACCATTCAGCAGAGGAGATAGGTTCTCAATTTCTGGAGTGGGGCATTGACCTGCCGATAGATCAGCTGTCGGTGGCCATCTTCCGGATTGACCATTTCTCGGAATTCTCGGAGACCTACCCGGAGAAGGACCGGCGTCTGCTCCGGTTCGCCATGTCCAATATTATTCAAGAGTCGCTGCAATCGTCCAAGCACAAGCTGCAAACGGTGGATATGGGTGACGATCACGTGGCCGTTGTCCTATCCGCCCCCTTGTCCGAAGAATATGCACGGAAGCTGCAAGGCTCCCAACAGTTAATAGAGCAGTATTTGTCAGTTGGAACGACTGTCGCTTGGGGCAGGACGCTGCCCAGCCTGACCGACATGCATGAGATATATATGGAGACGTATGAGTTGACGCAGGAACGGTTCCGCTTCGGACACAGGGCGCTCATCGTAAAAGCATGGCTGCCAGGTGCGCCCGGAGAGCTGTACCACCTGCCTGTGAACAAAGAGCGGCATATCGCTCAGGCTCTTCCCAAGGGGAATGCAGAGACGGTTCTGGAAGTCATACGCTCAGCCGTAGTCAAGCTGCGGGAAATGCCCTATTTTGAATGTAAAATGTCGTTAATTACCTTGTTTATGGATATACGCCGGCTCATGCAGGAGCATTCCGCTCAGCCTCTGCCCAGTTCATGGGGGCTGACTTCTATTGAGAAACAGATTATTCAGCAGGAGACGATGGACAAAGTGGTGCCATGGATGGAAGCCTTGGTCACTAAGACACTCGAAGACATAGCAGCTGCCCGCGGGCTGTCCAAGAATGTGACACTGATCGAGCAGGCGGACCGGTTCATTGAAGCACAATTAACCGATCCGAACTTGTCCGCAAAAATGCTCGCTGATCATTTGGGGTTATCCGTTAATTATTTCCGCAGTTTATATAAAGCGGAGACAAACCAGTCCATTACGGACAAAATCTCGGAGAAGCGCCTAAGCTTCATCTGTCAGGAGCTCATTGCCTCCGACTCTCCGATTGAGCCCATCGTCCAAAATTTCGGATTCTCGTCGCTTAACACGTTTTATTCCAGCTTCAAAAAGGTGTACGCAATGACACCGGCCCAATATCGGAAGAAGTATAGAGGTGGCAATACTATTGAGAAGCTATAA
- a CDS encoding IS91 family transposase, whose translation MRVLLPCIALKFNPHIHSLITEGALDRNKEWKKAEFISYEYLRKSWQKLLLDLMMKWYPEDERVRRLVNQLYQRYPKGFCVNAEQRMIDARGAAKYIGRYLARPAIAEYRVVSYDYHKVHYWYADHRTGKRVCVVSPVMKFTYDLVQHIPPKHIRMVGRYGLYSRGKNKESQKVINLWRFMVHKQMEMIFPAKERRKKSYRERMLESYGQDPLICPCCKHRMLLVVIWHAEYGRIYYYDEEREYADQKKWGIRKHGKGEENKPDKMKDGDLWEPWAEEEP comes from the coding sequence GTGCGCGTGCTTCTACCCTGCATCGCTTTAAAGTTTAACCCGCACATCCATTCACTCATTACAGAAGGTGCGCTGGACCGGAACAAGGAGTGGAAAAAGGCAGAGTTTATCTCGTATGAGTACTTACGAAAGTCGTGGCAAAAGCTACTGCTGGATCTCATGATGAAATGGTATCCGGAGGACGAACGGGTAAGAAGACTGGTGAATCAGTTGTACCAGCGTTACCCGAAGGGGTTTTGCGTGAATGCGGAGCAACGGATGATAGATGCGCGGGGAGCCGCAAAATATATAGGACGATATTTAGCACGTCCAGCGATCGCGGAGTACCGGGTCGTCAGCTATGATTACCATAAAGTCCATTATTGGTATGCAGATCACCGAACGGGTAAACGGGTATGTGTGGTCTCGCCCGTGATGAAATTTACTTACGACCTGGTGCAGCACATCCCGCCGAAGCATATACGGATGGTAGGGCGCTACGGTCTATACAGCCGTGGAAAAAACAAAGAGTCGCAGAAGGTCATAAATCTGTGGCGGTTCATGGTACATAAACAAATGGAGATGATCTTTCCAGCCAAAGAACGGAGGAAGAAGAGTTACCGTGAGCGAATGCTGGAGAGTTATGGTCAAGATCCGCTGATCTGTCCCTGCTGCAAGCACCGGATGTTGCTTGTGGTGATTTGGCATGCAGAATATGGCCGAATTTATTATTATGACGAAGAGCGAGAATATGCAGACCAAAAGAAATGGGGGATAAGGAAACATGGGAAAGGCGAAGAGAACAAACCGGATAAAATGAAGGATGGGGACTTATGGGAACCGTGGGCAGAAGAAGAGCCATAG
- a CDS encoding M23 family metallopeptidase, translated as MKKTNSVSMLLLLLTLGGWAGALWIHGMIGVYAWLVLKFILPAAGAVWAVMNLIWLAVKLVKRAPLNKLLLNLGVSAVLIGHFLLTVNVIPLAYPVAIVDTKPGLTVKMPLHTAAVVGWGGDSAEDNAPHAVWSSERWAYDLVMEPYNTGSSHAEDYGIWNQEVYAPLDAVVIAAYDEEADLTPGSEEVLSMEGNYVYLKVPDTGTYLLLNHLKQHSITVAVGDKVQAGDLLGHVGNSGSSSEPHLHVHHQRQDPTQTWLPILAEGLPLYFGDIDSATMPVKGDLITPTVVHQP; from the coding sequence ATGAAAAAAACTAATTCTGTTTCGATGTTATTATTGCTGCTGACGTTAGGGGGATGGGCCGGTGCGCTGTGGATTCATGGCATGATCGGTGTGTATGCGTGGTTGGTGCTGAAGTTCATTTTGCCGGCTGCCGGAGCCGTATGGGCTGTAATGAATCTGATTTGGCTGGCCGTAAAACTTGTGAAGCGAGCACCCCTAAATAAACTGTTGCTGAATTTGGGGGTGTCGGCTGTACTAATTGGCCATTTTCTTTTGACGGTCAATGTAATCCCATTAGCATACCCAGTTGCCATTGTAGATACTAAGCCAGGGCTTACCGTGAAAATGCCGCTTCATACAGCAGCAGTCGTCGGCTGGGGTGGAGATTCCGCCGAAGATAACGCACCGCATGCGGTATGGTCCTCCGAACGCTGGGCTTATGATCTGGTAATGGAACCCTATAACACCGGAAGCAGCCATGCGGAGGATTACGGCATATGGAATCAGGAAGTGTACGCACCGCTGGATGCCGTTGTCATTGCTGCTTATGACGAGGAGGCTGACCTTACGCCCGGATCGGAGGAAGTTCTCTCTATGGAAGGCAATTATGTCTACCTGAAGGTTCCGGATACAGGCACCTACCTGCTTTTGAATCACCTGAAGCAGCACAGTATTACTGTAGCTGTTGGAGACAAGGTACAAGCAGGTGATCTGTTGGGACACGTAGGCAACAGCGGCTCGAGTTCCGAGCCTCATCTGCATGTTCACCATCAGCGACAGGATCCTACTCAAACATGGCTGCCCATCTTGGCCGAGGGGTTGCCGCTTTACTTCGGGGATATAGATAGTGCCACTATGCCTGTTAAAGGCGATCTGATTACCCCAACTGTTGTACATCAACCTTAG
- a CDS encoding ABC transporter permease — translation MQYPINTSKKSKMNHIVQNPFLYVMAVPGLLFFLVFSYFPIYGIMIAFKDYNFAKGITGSDWVGFKNFDYFFTSGDFWTILRNTLVLNILFIVFTTVAAVMIALMFNEIRNKYFKRISQSFIFLPYFMSWIVIGMIVQSLFGGEEPMINNWLQNIGMEPVNWMFESKLWPYILTVIRVWQGAGYLSIIFLAAITGISEDLYEAARIDGASKVQIVLRITLPLLVPTIMIMTLLAVGKIFNGDFAMIYAIIGDNSSLYPTTDVIDTFVFRSMRQLHDFGMSSAVGLFQSVMGLIFVITANWITRRVSKESALF, via the coding sequence ATGCAATACCCAATTAACACCAGTAAAAAGTCTAAAATGAACCATATTGTCCAAAATCCATTTCTTTATGTTATGGCCGTGCCGGGGTTGTTGTTTTTTCTAGTGTTCAGTTATTTTCCCATATACGGGATTATGATTGCCTTCAAAGACTATAATTTTGCCAAGGGAATCACAGGAAGTGATTGGGTCGGTTTTAAAAATTTCGATTACTTTTTTACTTCAGGTGATTTCTGGACCATTCTGCGCAATACGCTGGTACTGAACATACTGTTCATTGTGTTTACTACGGTGGCTGCGGTTATGATTGCTCTTATGTTTAATGAGATTCGTAATAAGTATTTCAAGCGAATATCGCAGTCTTTCATTTTTCTTCCTTATTTTATGTCTTGGATTGTAATAGGAATGATTGTCCAATCCTTATTCGGCGGGGAAGAGCCGATGATCAATAACTGGCTGCAAAATATCGGTATGGAGCCGGTGAACTGGATGTTTGAGTCGAAGCTTTGGCCCTACATTCTGACGGTAATCCGTGTATGGCAGGGAGCCGGTTATCTTTCGATTATTTTCCTGGCCGCGATTACCGGGATATCGGAGGATTTGTACGAGGCTGCCCGGATTGACGGGGCGTCCAAAGTGCAGATTGTGCTGCGCATTACGCTGCCACTGCTCGTTCCTACCATCATGATTATGACTTTGCTGGCCGTAGGCAAGATTTTCAATGGTGACTTTGCCATGATCTATGCCATCATTGGAGATAATTCATCGCTCTATCCGACTACCGATGTCATTGACACCTTCGTGTTCCGCTCTATGAGACAGCTGCATGACTTCGGCATGTCCTCGGCGGTTGGCCTGTTCCAGTCGGTGATGGGTCTAATCTTCGTCATTACCGCCAACTGGATAACCCGAAGGGTGTCCAAAGAATCTGCTTTATTCTAG
- a CDS encoding bifunctional diguanylate cyclase/phosphodiesterase, with protein sequence MSIFNKSIVFIIALIIFGLLGNMLSLSLLLGVNFIFGSIFTFLILRIYGLKWALVASVIVNGYTLFLWNHPYAMLVFVLETLFVGVFYRGKRIVLFDSLYWMILGMPLIWVFYRYALDMNFTASLLVVLKDAVNGILNVLISSLIFTYLPLLKWPSFQKRKMSSSLHDVLFNIFVTFTFITLLLVTVMIGHEQYHNMNEKIKSETERDSAIIRNDLTEWGEVHVAAVNTLSMAAAENRMEEIDSLQRQMAYLLALYPDFTTSYIADRNGVTKLFSPLLNNKGKSTIGLNFSDRPYFEYMREKHQFVVSDVFLGRGCVNEPIVVVGSPIMISGEFTGAAVGVLNLNYVTTELKKLANNRLMNVTIVDRNDRVIASTRDDLAVMNPYNWAERGEASEIIGGLYHWFPDAIRNPMNRWGESSYFKIMTIPELGDWSVIVEAPIAPYRDRLYSYYIKIFSVLLACGLIFIFISNVISEIIVRPIKLLTHTTTNLPEKIAENQSVNWKGSFIQEINTLISNSKDTATRLQSMFAEIQLLAYYDCLTGLPNRVNFNQRLQAYLKEADDHGHTAAILFIDVDRFKMVNDTFGHTKGDQLLKLVVVRVQECLGQDAILSRMGGDEFIALLPNVTREQSEQIAQAVLAAFKIPISLSDHEVYTTPSIGISLFPTDGDSEMELIKNADQAMYMVKKTGRNGYSFYEGKLNTSLSNQMSLETMLHKALDNHEFELFYQPRMELKTGQIIGLEALIRWRHPVQGMISPAEFIPIAEESGLISPIGEWVLRTACSQNKAWQNEGYKPVCVSVNLSVRQFKDKDLVRNISGILNETQLDPRYLELEITENISMNNEEQVLSTLQEIRKLGVKISIDDFGTGYSSLNYLVNYPIDFLKIDQSFVRNIQSQSNDVSIVKAIIFIAHSIGLKVVAEGVETEEQLNLLRELECDDVQGYLISKPVQCEEVRNFL encoded by the coding sequence GTGAGTATATTTAATAAGTCGATTGTATTTATCATAGCTCTGATTATTTTTGGACTACTAGGTAATATGCTCAGCCTATCCCTATTGCTGGGGGTCAATTTTATCTTCGGTAGTATATTCACCTTTTTGATATTGCGGATATATGGTCTTAAATGGGCTTTAGTGGCATCGGTTATTGTAAATGGTTACACGTTGTTTCTTTGGAATCATCCTTACGCTATGCTTGTTTTTGTGCTGGAAACTTTATTTGTCGGCGTCTTCTACAGAGGGAAAAGGATTGTTCTTTTTGATAGCCTATATTGGATGATTTTAGGGATGCCTCTCATATGGGTATTCTATCGTTATGCCCTGGATATGAATTTTACCGCTTCCCTGCTGGTTGTGCTTAAGGATGCCGTGAATGGTATTTTAAATGTATTGATTTCCAGTTTAATCTTTACTTATCTGCCTCTTCTTAAATGGCCATCATTCCAAAAACGCAAGATGTCGAGCTCTCTTCATGATGTGCTTTTCAACATATTTGTCACGTTTACCTTTATAACTTTGCTTCTGGTGACGGTGATGATCGGTCATGAACAGTATCACAACATGAATGAAAAAATAAAGTCAGAGACTGAACGAGATTCCGCTATCATCCGCAATGATCTTACAGAGTGGGGAGAAGTTCATGTTGCCGCAGTGAATACTTTATCGATGGCGGCGGCTGAGAATAGGATGGAAGAGATCGATTCCTTGCAGCGCCAAATGGCTTATCTACTGGCGTTATATCCGGATTTTACTACTTCATACATTGCTGATCGCAACGGAGTTACAAAGCTGTTCTCTCCATTACTAAATAACAAAGGAAAGTCAACGATTGGCTTAAACTTCTCGGATCGGCCTTACTTTGAATATATGAGAGAAAAACACCAATTCGTTGTTTCCGATGTGTTTCTTGGAAGAGGTTGCGTTAACGAACCCATTGTCGTTGTGGGCTCCCCTATTATGATTAGCGGCGAATTTACAGGGGCGGCCGTAGGTGTGCTCAATCTTAACTATGTTACAACGGAGTTAAAAAAGCTGGCGAATAATAGACTAATGAATGTCACAATCGTAGACCGGAATGACAGGGTTATTGCGAGTACTCGTGATGATCTGGCCGTTATGAACCCGTATAACTGGGCAGAAAGGGGCGAAGCAAGTGAAATAATTGGCGGTTTGTATCACTGGTTCCCGGATGCTATCAGAAATCCAATGAACAGATGGGGAGAATCCTCCTATTTCAAGATCATGACAATTCCGGAACTGGGTGATTGGAGTGTTATTGTCGAGGCACCAATTGCCCCCTATCGTGACCGCTTGTATAGCTACTACATAAAAATATTCAGTGTTTTATTGGCCTGTGGATTGATATTTATTTTTATTTCTAATGTGATCAGTGAAATCATTGTTCGACCGATTAAGCTTTTAACCCACACAACCACTAATTTACCTGAGAAAATAGCCGAGAACCAGAGCGTGAACTGGAAAGGCAGCTTTATACAAGAAATTAATACGCTTATATCTAACAGCAAGGATACGGCCACCAGACTTCAAAGCATGTTTGCTGAGATTCAACTCCTCGCCTATTACGACTGCTTGACCGGTTTACCCAATAGAGTCAACTTTAATCAACGGTTACAAGCTTACTTGAAGGAAGCCGACGACCATGGTCACACAGCCGCAATCCTGTTCATCGATGTCGATCGGTTTAAGATGGTAAATGATACGTTCGGTCATACAAAGGGCGATCAGTTATTAAAGCTGGTAGTTGTGAGGGTTCAAGAATGTCTTGGTCAGGATGCGATCCTCTCAAGAATGGGTGGAGATGAATTCATCGCCTTACTTCCCAATGTGACCCGTGAACAATCGGAACAAATTGCCCAAGCTGTTCTTGCGGCATTTAAGATACCCATTTCGCTAAGTGATCACGAGGTGTATACTACACCAAGTATTGGTATCAGCCTCTTTCCAACGGATGGAGACAGTGAGATGGAACTTATTAAGAATGCAGATCAAGCGATGTATATGGTTAAAAAGACAGGGCGTAATGGTTACAGTTTCTATGAGGGGAAGCTTAATACGTCATTGTCAAACCAAATGAGCTTGGAGACGATGCTTCATAAAGCTTTAGATAATCATGAGTTTGAACTATTCTATCAGCCCCGGATGGAATTGAAGACAGGCCAAATTATCGGACTAGAGGCTCTGATTCGATGGCGCCATCCAGTTCAGGGCATGATTAGCCCCGCGGAATTTATACCGATTGCCGAAGAAAGCGGACTGATTAGCCCCATTGGAGAATGGGTGTTACGGACAGCTTGTTCGCAAAACAAAGCTTGGCAGAATGAGGGCTACAAGCCAGTCTGTGTCTCCGTTAATCTATCCGTAAGGCAATTTAAGGATAAGGATCTGGTTCGGAACATCTCTGGCATCTTGAACGAGACCCAGCTTGATCCACGATACTTGGAGCTGGAGATTACTGAAAATATAAGTATGAACAATGAAGAACAGGTACTCTCCACTTTACAGGAGATAAGAAAGTTAGGCGTTAAGATCTCCATTGATGATTTTGGCACTGGGTATTCTTCATTGAACTATCTTGTGAACTACCCAATCGATTTCCTTAAAATTGATCAGTCCTTCGTTCGTAACATTCAGAGCCAATCCAACGATGTGTCCATTGTGAAAGCTATCATTTTCATCGCTCATAGCATCGGTTTAAAAGTTGTCGCGGAAGGCGTCGAAACGGAGGAACAATTGAACTTGCTGCGTGAATTGGAGTGTGATGATGTCCAGGGATATTTAATAAGCAAACCGGTACAATGTGAAGAGGTAAGGAATTTCTTATAA